The segment AAGTATCGAGGCGTTCATCAGTAACTAGCTACTCCGAAGACGACATGGGAATTCCCGGCATCCGAGGCAACGAGGAGAACCTCACGTCCCCATGGTCATCGTCTAAGGTTGAGAACAGTTACGTGGTTCCTAAGATTATTAAAAGCGAATTAGCGGAATGTGCCGGGTTTGGTGGGCGGGCGAAGCTAATTTTAGCAATTTGTAAGCTTGGGTTTGAAATCGACCTTGTAATCCAAACTGTATCCCGGGAAACCGgttgattttaatatatttaaattaaaaaaaaaaaaaaacaggaagaTAATAAATGATTTCTATTATCAGCTCTTAATTCATTACCAAATTATTATTGGTGGCAAGGTTCTAAAAATTAGTGTAGACGGTAACTCAGTTCTATCtaaaatgattttcttaaaattcgatttatatgatttaagttggtttaaacTGTTTTAAATTGGTTAAAATCAGTTTAACTTGATCTAAAgtttttaaatatgttaaattaaataataatattattataaatctataaatttgtttaatttttttgttttgtatacttaattttgataatttatcacaataatttcataattaaacttaaaaactaaaatatgtcacacagatatataatatattatatatatatatataataaatcaataatttgttAATGCCTAGATTTCGTCTAAGCTCCGAATAATCCACCTAGTCGTTAGTTTTTTATAAATCGCTTAGTTACAACCTAGCAATTCTTGGAACATTGATTGGTGGTATCAATGTAGGAACTCTAGTGACCAAGATTCATCATTCCTTTTTCTAAAACTAGATGTTCTTCGCCAGCTTTTGTCCCACGAGGGTCTTTAGAACGAACaatggaatttttttaaaattaacccATCACATAcgcttttattttttctttgttggaAAAATAAAAGCCAGAAAAGAAAGTTGATTAGATAACTTGTAAAGACCAAAACAGTTGAACAACAAAAAGGATGGATACATTGGTGTAATGAGAACATTCAGTGATATACTAAAAAGAATAATCCTACTTCGTGAAGACAGACAACAAAATAACAGataatttagttttgttttcaaattttttttgtcatccgaAATTTGATTggactaaaataaaaaaaactcttcaATGACAACGGGCCTAAGAACGATTACTGAGGGCCAATTTGCATATAGAATATGACAGTATACCGTCTTGACTTAAACTATGAACTCTTTCTACaaaaaaagtcaaaatggtATTAACCAGAAAGAGTTATCAAAGAGATTCAAGCACACAACAAAGAAATTTTAGAGCAGTTGATCCATATACGAGTCTTCTTTAGGCTTATTAGCTCCACCACTCTGAGTACCTCCAGAAAGAAGATTACTAACAATGGAGCTTCCCCACGAAAGCCAACCCGTTACTCCTCCCTGTTGCTTCTCAGCCTCAATCACACTCCTCAGTTGCTCTTCCTCAGCCATCTCCTCCCATCTCTTCCTCATATACTCTCTCACACCTTCAGCGCCTTGGTTAACCATCTCTTGCGGAGGGAACTCCAACGGGTTCTGGTCCAAGTTCAGCTTCTCCAGCTTCTCCAACCTGAAAAACGAGTCCGGCAAGACTCTGATCTGGTTGTTGCTGACGTCCAACTCCTTGAGGTTAGCTAAATCAGAGATGGTGTCGGGTAGCTCAGTCAAGTCGCTGAAGTTGCTGCTCAAGTTCAAGACTTCGAGGCTCGTGAGTCTCCCTATAGCTATCGGAAGGCCGTGGATCTCGTTCATGTGCGCGTCTAGATACCTTAGCGAACGCATCTCGCATATGGAGTTAGGGAAATAACGGAGTTTGTTCAGATGGATCGATAGCCTTTCGAGGTTGAGTAGCCCGTATCCAATGTTTGCAGGGAGAGAAGCCAAGTTGTTGAAGCTCGCGTCTAACTCCACTAGTGACCTaatcacaaaagaaaaacaactcTCTTCAGCATCAGACTAAAGGAAACAAAACGTATTATAATCACAGAACCTGCACTGAGTTATGCTCTCCGGGAGATAAGTTAGCTTGTTCCCGGATACGTTTAAGACCCTCAGGTTAAGTAACAGTCCGAAAGAGTCGGGAAGAGACTCGAGAAGGTTTGAAGATACATCAAGCTCCTCTAGCTTCTCAAGCCCTGAGATTGTATCAGGTAGTAACTGCAAAAAGTTTAACAAGATCTCGTCGTGCTTTAGCTCATCGTTCACAATAACCACCAAGATTCATAAAGCTAAATCTAAAACCTAAAGTTTCGTGCTTTACATAACAAAACTAATCATCAAGATCTTGGCATGCTTAGCTCATTGATCACATAAACACTCATCAGAAGTAAACTTTGGCATCGAAAGTTTCGTTCTTTACTAAGTAATAACGTTCGAGCAAACAGTATCAATCGAAAGATTGGTGCTTTTACCTTGAGATCGTTGCGAGAGAGATTCAAAGAAACCAAAGAGACGTTATTCCCTAAAGCTTCAGGGAGAAGCTTAAGCCGACGATCAGAGAGATCGATCCTCTCAACTCCTCCACCATCGAGAATCTCAAGAACCTCCTCGTTCACTTCATCGCCACCGTCCAACGACTCAACCGCCGAGGCATAAACCTCACTCAGCTTCTCCTCCAAACCCCTAAGCTGCTTCTCGTACCTATTTGAACAGAATATAATAATCAATGTATTAATTAAAGTTTGTTACAATGTTCTAAACCAGTTGGTTATCTCTTAACCATAATAAACCGGTATACACTAATCTAATAGTTAGTTACCCTTCGTGAACTTCCTCCAACTTCACAACCGTAACGTAGATCTGCTCCTCCTTGGCAGCATCCTCGGGAGACAACGAGGATGGATCAGTCTCTCGGATCTGAGCGATCTTGGCACGAGCGGAGGAGACGGACGAAGGATCGGGGCGGGGGCCTAGCGAGGCGAAGACGTGGAGGGTCTGCGTGATGGTGCTGGGGATTGATTCGATCAGCGTGGAGATGACGTGAGGGTTTGTGAGAAGAGGGTAGCGATTGGCGAGGGAGTGTTGGACGGAGAGAGACGGTGGCGCGTGGGAAGCGGGATCGGAGTGGTGGAGGGCGTAGGAGAGTAAGGGGAAGATCTCGAGATCGTGATCCATCTTTGTGTGTTGATTTCGCAGAGGAGAGAGTAGTGTTGTTGTTATATACAAAACCTTTAGACCAAAAGAGGGATTAAGGATGATgtcaaaataaagaagattgaGACTTTTGTGGAAAAGAATATGAAACCTGTAATGTGTTTGGGATCTAACTAAAGTCTAATGAAGAAAGACGAAAGAGTGTGTAACTGACTGTGACATTTAGATTGATAATCTTTATTTTCTGTATTATTATTTGGTCAACTGGGCCGGCcctgatataaaataaaacaattggGCCGCTTATTTTTGTAAAAGAATGTAGTAAATAAAATGTTCATGCTACATTTTTACACATTTTTACCATTAAGGTTAGCAAATAATTAGAGAAAAAATGTTCAGTGAGAAAATTATTACTGAAATTTGGAAATTTCTTATTCATTATTCTGAATACTTGTAAGTTGTGATTATGCATGGACTTTGTATTTACAGCATTAGTAAATCATAAGGTTTTATCAAGCCCTAAAGAATTCCAGCAGAAGTAGTAGTTTCTGTTTTATTTGAAACCAGAATCTTTTCTTCTTAAGAATCAATAATAAGAATCTATGGATCACTGTTTGGACGTTGATTTTCTTcgaaagttattttttttttggatttggaGTTCCTGTTCTTTATCTTTAGGGCATATGTAACCATGACATTAAATTTGGTGTTAAAATTACACCAATTTGATATTTTGgtgtcaaaatatttttgtcaTCTCTAACTATGATACCAAATATTACACCAAaagtaattttatatattatttgatgttttcagttttaatatttattatatttttatttgaaattgaCAAATAATTGTTCTATCACACACACTTAGATATTAtgattgttaattttttaattatatatttatcaattttattcACATTTATGTTTTTGATGAAAATAGAACTTAAATTACGCAGATTGGATGAACATTTTGTAACTCTCAGATAAAAAAACGTACAAGTAGAGGGCAGAACTGatagagataaaaataaaaatttataaaagctTTAGTTTCTGTCGTCAACTTCTAATAACCTTTACATCAAAACAAATTTGCTagaatataaatgaatttaattcATATGTACATTTTATACAAACGACGAAAGTGGGAGTAAGCTCACATAAATCATGCCACATCATTAATTTTGTAGTTAAACTACCACGTGCCCAGATATGATTGGATAGTTCATATGTACATTTTATACAAACGACGAAATTGATTAAGCTGATAAAAGAGCTAGGATTGTGTTTCCTGGAAGTGGTGGTGATCGTATGAGAGACGTTTGAGCAATATTGGTTTATAGTTATCATCTGCAGATCTTCTAAtatatcaaatttgatttaaaacCCTGCTCGATCCAGGTTTAGAAATGATATTTAAATCAGAATATAATTTCagtgaaatgatttttttttttgcaaaatgcAAGTacacaaaaaaaagtaagaaataGTGAAAGGAAGTGAAtggatttttatttctttatgaaATTCACATAAAGTAAAATATCTAAAGCATAACAAACTGGTAAATTTTAGGCTTTGTTTGTTTGTGGTTAATAAAATACTTTtctgtttttagtttttttatttttcaaaaaccaTTTTGTTATTCAATcaagatttttgaaaaaaaaacttcagaaTTTAGTACTAGATTTTATAACTATGTATGATTTTTACTGTACTGGCtatgtaaataaattattaagattTTCTTCACTTATagtttttcatatatgtttccTGGAAAGAGTTTCTCTCTATGTTTCTCTAATCAGTATAAAATGCTCTTTCTCTATCccattttcaaaatcaaaaatttCTGCAATCAAATAATCACTGTATTAACACAaccctcttcttctttttttttttcataaatcatGGCAAAATTAGTTTGTTCTTGTCTGTTCATCTCCATGCTTGTTCTATCTGGTAAGATTTTGCACGGCTTGTATTTCATTGAACAAGGAACTATACAAGCATCATATACTAATTCTTGAAATTGATGCGTCTAAATCATTTAAGCAAAGTTTGTTTTACAATAAACACTGCTATAAAACAAATTAGTCAGTTGATTAGATTTTACAAAGATCACTTAACATCTATCagacatatatttataattgtAGGTGTAGATACCTTTCAACtaaacatatttaaataatatatgctTGTTcgtttatattataatatatgctTAAGTTATTTATCTGTTGTTAAAAAGTATACTTAAATTACATTTGTAAGCTCTTTTaacatgtttgtttgtttttagcATTTTTGGCTTTGCCAAGTGCAGATGGAGCGGATATAAGAAGGTGCAGTGTGGTGTTGAACCTAAGCAAGCCATGCACTTTTCAAGAATGCCAACCACTTTGTATTCAGAAGTACAAGGGGACTGGCCTTTGTCTCGGAGATAACATTAAGAACTCGAAATGCAATTGTGAATATAATTGTTAagcttaattatatataatatgatgttAAACTAGACACAAAATCTTTATTATCACATGaatacaaatcttttttttatataaacctTGCGGTAAAATACTAAACATGCATTTGCTAATCAGATCCCGTATATGCAAATCACGGTTGAATAAAATAAGACCAATCTTAGTgaattatttctttctttttttaattatacatgAATATTCCGGTCTCCACAAAAATGGGTCCAAACTAGCCACATGTTAACAATCTACGTTTTCAGCCCATGTGTTAGTTTTATGTTCCTGGCAATGCCGAAATGTTAATCTTTCAGTAGCCGAGACTCGAATCCTAGTAGCTTCACCGTATTGGACTTTTTCCTCAAGTTAATCACCACCGGGCTGGCCTGGTTAAATCATATCTTGTTAAGACGATGAGATTCTTCCTCGTAATAAACCTAGGGTTTATGAAATATTGACATGCATACCTGAGACTGTCACACTATCTTAATTGATTCTACTAAATGGATCAACTAGATTTGATCGGGTCTTGGGATGTGTGAATCTATTCATCAACCAGGTTCCTTGATTAGTAGTTCACGTGCTTTGCTCATTTTTCTTAAAGATATATACCAATTGTCAAAATTCAAAATGTTTATTGCTGAAAAGACTGACATATTTTGTCAGTATAATAAGTCAAAGATGTTTAGAAAGAGAATCAAAATTCATAATGGTTCGGACAGTAAAATGTCTTAAAGTAAAACACTCTTGTTAGTTCAAAAGATTCTCTTTCTCTTCTGATCCTCCCCATTCTCTTATCCTCTCTTCTGCCATTGCAGCCTACAAACATATCGCTCAACGGATTAGAACAAATATTCAGTGAGTAATTTCTTGTCTACTAACTCTAGTAAGTGTTTTGGTTCTTCACCTCTTTGTCCCAATTGGTTTTGCAGATCATCCAAGTCAAAACTATCGATTGAACAAATGTTCCCGTCATCATCCCCCACCAGATTCcctgattaatatatatttccgtaaaataaaaaaactctgGTCTTTCGTCCCATTTATAAAAAAGGTTTTAGAAAGGATGTGAAATTTCCATTACCATCACTCCATATTCAAGCTTAAATCCCAACAATAGACCAAATGGGACTCCAAATAAGTAATAGCAAGCTATGTTCACATACGCAACAACCGCTTGCCATCCTGCTCCCACAGCCACTCCTACATAACCAAGTTTTATTTACTATAATAATGTCACATCCGATAAAATTTGAActccatatatataatatcatatAAATGCAATAAACCATTTCACTTGTATCCAATTAGTATTGCTATTGAGTTACAAGTTTTATGTACATTCGCGCAGTATTAgagttcaataaaaaaaatactaggaGTCCGAATGAGAGATTTTGATGAGTATTACCAGACAATACAGGTTGAACATTGTTGATGACAATGCAGAAGGCAAGCATTGGTGTGAGTTCTCTAACCACATTCCTAACAACTTCATCTTCCACAAACAATACCGGGTACTCGTCTCGGAAGATGAGTAGGACCGCGGCTATAGCCATTCCCATTACTGACGATAATATCACGGCAACAACTAGAGAGAACTTGGCCGCTCTTGGGTGGCTAGCTCCAAGCTCATTTGACACTCTCACACTGCCAAAACATATTTATTAGCTTGGCACTTATGGGATGTTTTGAAGTTGCAAAGAGTTATTTTCACATGAGTATTTTACCTTACAGCTGCGTTTATCCCAACTGAAACCATTGCTGCCCATCCCAAAATATTCATGCTTCATTTAACACACCGTTAAGGTAAACAAatatatagttagagaaaatTTTGTAATGAAAGTAGTGAAATTCGAATTTTCTTACTTTGTTTAATTCTTATATTACAAGTACGTAACTAACGAGTAGACGTGTGTAAGTCAATTCAATCCagaaaaaatagattaaaaatgtGGGAAATATTTAATTAGACTATTAAACTATATTGGCCtcaaaagacaaaacaaataGACTACTACGCAAGTTAGGTCTACTCTTATTTAGAGAATCTTTGTGACAATCTGAATAGATGAATAGAAAAAGAGATCATGTAAACCTTAAATATCATGAAGAAATGATATAGTTTAAGAAAcgtgtttattaattttcaagTATAGAGTATAATAAATTTTACCATATGGAGAGTGCCGCTACGGAGACTTCAGCATTCTTCAAATATCCAGCAAATAATACGAGCGCCATGAAATACCAAATCTCCAAACTACAAAggtaagaatatatatatattaaagggTTGGATCAAGTCTGGACCAAATTCAgttacaaccaaaaaaaaaaaaaaaaaaagtctggaCCAAATTAACTGGGAAAACCGGTTTGAAACTCACCAAAGCATGACAGCAGAAGCCAATGACAATTTGATAAAACCCCACAAATTGTGAAAAGCCTCCCACGTGAATCCAGACCAAGCTTCTCCACAAGTACCACTAAATATATACACTACTTGTGCCACAACGATGAACCACCACGACGTGTTAAGCACAAAAGCCAAACCGGGAAGTCCCCAATGAAACTTAGACATGACTAGCCATGTGAGCAACGTGTGGATCACAAGAGCCGCACCAGAGATTGCTGCCATGACCATGATCTTGCTTTGCGACTGCAAAAACTTTGCGCTCGGGAAATTTATGGCGTAGGCAAAGATTTGTGGGATCATGTAGATGGAGAATATTCCGGCCATGGCCGAGATCCCCGCGGTTTGGCCTATGAATGTTAGGATTGGAGCGGCGAAGATGTAGAGAAGAGAAAGGATGAGAGCGGTTACGGTTAGAATCACCCATGAACGTTGTAAGTAAACGCCGAGCAGCGATACTTTTCCTGCTCCAAACGCTTGTCCGCATAACGTTTCCAGCGCGCTTCCCATTCCAAGCTAGTCATGTTTGCAATTGCACCATACATGGACGTAAGAGCATTATCAATGGTAAACACTatataagttttataaaaaaaataaaaaaaattaaaatctaattatataatcattttatttattttaaaatagtaattGAATCATTATATAAGTGACATATGCATGATGAATTTCTCATAAAAATATGAGAGTCtctcaaaaaaaattctatCTACTTTCTCTCttacttttgtattattttaatttattttgcttGTGAATAATTATATGAGAGACTATATTGTTCATgctataaatttaatatttttgatgacATACAATTCATATAGTCAATATGAAATAACACATCAACTTGTTCATATAACTACTATAGattctaaaataaatttgaaatttaattaatttgcaaaGTATAGTCTATACGTAAGGCATCAATTTTACATCTATGCAAATAAAAACACAGCTCAAATATACTAAAACTATTACAATAATCGAATGGTATTTAAcctaataataaatagtttttgttttgtttttaaatatgcAAAATATTCACATGCGTACCATGATACCGAAGGAGAAACCGGCGATGACAGAGTTCTCAATGGAGACGGCAGCGAGGGCGATGGTGCTAATATGTCCGGCGAAAACCTGAGTGATGGCTCCTAGAGAGAACTGGGCTATCGATGTGAAAATGGCCGGGCCGGCTAGCTTCCATAGCTTCTTAGACTCGATTCTAAACTCTCTGGCGAAGTCTTTGACGTTGGAGATCGGCGGGATATCGACGGCGGTAGAGGAGAATGAGACAAGAGAAGATGCTCTGCTTCCGACTCCTAGATAATTCATCAATGCTTTCTGAGTTGCCTGGTCAAGTTCCTCCGTCGAGGTCAGAAACGGATCCATGAAACTGTTATCTTTCTCCATTCTCCTACCAAGATGGAGAATGATAGTCCTACAGAGGTAAGAGAGAAGATAGAGGATCTTGCGATCTTATGTATCAATAATTGTATAGACACTATTACAAGATTTTATAGgtctttatagattttttattgtAGGAGTTTTTGGACACTGGTAAAAGACAGCGTTACACCAGTTAGACCATTGACTTAGTGTTCTAcagtaaattatattatgtgTGTCTGTTCAGTGTTGTATAACTATCATATAGAATCAAAAGGTGACGTATCTGATGTATCGTCGCACGACTAGGTAAGgctaaacaataaaatataacaaCACGCGGAGAAGAACGCAATTATAATTCATAAATGGTTGTAGAAATATACAAAAGATTATTGACCATTAAGATCTTTGTTTCGTGGACTCCATGTGCTGATCTTGCAACGTGCAAAGCAATCAGTGTGATATCCAGGAAGTGGAAAAACatagtaaaaaaatttaatcaaatagCTAAGTTCGTTGGCCAATGGAAGACACAATGAAAATGGTATAGGCTCCACCGCAGAGAACCGATGATCTCACAGATACTTATTGGACTGTATCAAAGAACCAACGACATGGGCACAAAACTTTAGGCCATACATGAAATTTTACTGAACGTTGCATTGCACTCTTATAGAATCATAATAGGCTGTCTTGGTTTAGGTACTAAAATTGCCCAAATTGAAACTGGAATAATCCATTTCCTAAATCAGAACCCACATGTCTTACTTCTGTTTTCCAGTGCTCGGCAAAGAAAGATAACAATGACCACATCTTCTGGTAAGCATGTGTCTGTGCAGAAGCTCCATGTAACTGCAGCTGCCTAACTACTTTGCATTGAATGAAAAtttatgtgtttcaaaaaagagAGAGCACATAATGATCGTTATTAGTTCAACATTTTCACTCTCGTTTAATCCTTTTTTTCTGGTTATATTCTTGACGAAAACCACAAAACGGCACGCAGTCTCAAGGTTTTCATCTTGGTCTTGAACTAATTAGGCCGAATTTTAGCTTAATGGGCCTTCAACGTAAGACAAGcccaatatatttttcttttttgctctctaattaatttaaatagatTATCAAATCGAATCCGAATactgagaaaataaaaatagaattaaatagCATTAAATATTAGTTGAAGAAAGAAAGTAAGAACAGAGTGGGAAGAAGAGAGAGTGGGATGAACAATTAGAGTGAATGGAGTTACAGAGGAAAGTAGCAGAAGCAATCCACGTCTTGAATCACGATCCTCTCTCTTCCAACAGAGTCGCCGCCAATCAATGGCTTGTTCACTTCCAGCAAACCCCCGAAGCTTGGGACGTCTCCACCTCTCTCCTCACTTCTCCGATTGTCTCTCTCTTCGACCTCCAATTCTTCGCCGCCCAGATTCTCCGCCGAAAGGTCTCGCCTTTCGACATCTCCTCCTCGATTCTCGAAAACCCTTTTCACCCTCTTCTGTGTTGGTTTTCAGATTCAGAACGAAGCATCGAATCTCCAATCGAATGCCAAAGACGCTCTTCTCAACGCGCTTCTTGTAGCCGCCAAGAGATACAGCTCCGGCGTTCCTCAGGTTTGTTTTATCCGTAGGAaaggaatgattttttttggggTTTATGTGTGTTTTGTGATGAGTCAGTGTTGGGAGTTTTGGGGATTTTGCAGTTATTGACGCAGATATGTTTAGCTCTCTCGGCGCTTCTTCTCCACGCGGATCCTTACTCGAAGCCCTTTGATAAGCTTATGTTCGCGCTTCAGAGTCTTCAGGCTCATGATGATGGCAATGTCGTCTTGCTTGAGCTTCTCACTGTTCTTCCTGAAGAGATATCTGACTCTCGCCATGTTTCTCATCAGTCTGATCTTCGTCAAGAGGTTGCTCATTTTATCAATTTCCtttctatgtttttttgtaCTTACCTGGCGTTTTGCTTTGTAACAGTTGCTCTCGCATACTTCCATGGTTCTCGACTTCTTACTCCAGCAGTCTGAGAAGCAATTTGCTTCCCCTCTTTACCCGCAGCACGCCAACCGGAAAATTCTCCGTTGCTTACTTAGTTGGGTATGTTGGTTTGTGTTTCATGTGCAATTGTGTTGTGGTGATCTTTCTTTTTTGGGTTTGAATTTAATGTCTTTACTCGTTATCATTAGGTCCGTGCTGGATGTTTCTCTGAGATTCCACAAGGCGCAGTGCCATCACATCCCCTTCTTAACTATGTCTTCAATGCTCTACAGGTGAGTTTCATTACTGGTGTAGTTTAAGTTACTGTCTCTTTTCTACAAAGTGCCTTTGGTTTTGATTTCTCCGCTCTGTGTTCCGTAGGGTACTACTTTTGATCTCGCCATTGAGGTGCTTGTTGAACTTGTGACTCGGCATGAGGTATGTTTGAATAACATTTTATTGGtatcttttcatttttgtcCGCTGGTCTTATCCGGTTCACATACGTAATGGCAATGTTGTTGCGTAGGGTTAACATCAACATATTACCTGATATTGTTCAATAGCACAAAGTGTATCTGCTTTTGGATTTGATAGCGATGATTCGTTTCCTTCTTGCAGGATCTTCCTCGGGTTTTATTGTACAAAGTACAGTTGCTCAGAGATACACTTCTAAAACCGGCTCTGATAAATGCTGATCCACAAGTTGTCTCTGGCCTGGCTTGCTTGATGTCTGAGATCGGACAGGCTGTAAGttccaattttattttatccTCTCATGGGTATGCTTCCAGTGTTGGGACGTTATTACtcttcattttattttctttttgtgagACTCATGTGGGTTTGTGCAATATGTTATAGGCACCCTGCTTGATCGTTGAAGCAAGTCCTGAAGCACTTGTTCTGACTGATGCACTTTTGAGGTGAATATAAGGAATTTACTGTTTGCGTCTTTGTTTTCTAAATAAGCACCTATTATGAAAAATGCGCTTTAACATTTTAACCAATTCTCCGTTGTTTGTTGCAAACACTAAGCGAAAATGGATGATTTCTCTTCGGTTTGCCTTTACATTGCATAAAAGTATTTTATGAAAAActgaatgtttaaatttttacattttttgcaCATGATAAGCAAATGCAATAAATGACATTTGGAACTTTCCAGGCCTTAATCGTTTGACActgtaaaatgtaaatatttacaCATTTGGTGCAATTTCAAGCTGATTTTCTCAGTATCTTCTCCAAACATGGCTTGTTTTTTCGGTTCCCATTAATATCTTACATATTATTCCTGTTCACTGTCCATAAATTACTTTTCAGCTGTGTGTCATTTCCAAGTGAAGACTGGGAAATTGCAGACTCGACTGTACAATTTTGGtagtatttttgtttctttcttattATGCTCCTTTACAACCATGTGAACTTAATGTTTTCTTTCCATCCTCCTATCATAGAGATTCCTTCTGGCATTTgagctcatatttttttttctcctttcttATCATAGGTCAACGTTTGCAACATATATACTTAGCCTAGGTGGAAACAGACAGAATGACAGAAACCATGTGAAAGATATATTCTTACCAGTTTTCTCAGCTTTAGTTGATGCCCTCGTACTGCGCGCTCAGGTTACATCTTGGAAACTTTCTCAAGTTAAATGTCTATTTCAGTTTTGTAAGTGTATTTAAGCTATCATACTAGTGGCAGCACTAGCGATACATTGGGAAAAACCAATCTCACTGTATCAAcgtaatatttgatttttagtttgccattttctgaatattcacaAGTCACAAGTTATCAAACAACTACTTTATTTATTGTACTGATAGTGTTCTTTTGTGCTTCTAAATTTGGTTAGCAATCTATCTTCAGGTTGATGAGTTTACCTCCGGTGATGAGAGTCCAGGTCTTGATCTGCCTGATGGCCTGTTGCATTTTAGAAATAATCTCCTTGAGCTCTTGGTAGATATTTGTCAGCTAATTCATCCTACAACATTTGTGAGTAAGGTGGGCCCTGACTTCACAATTCAAAATTCATTAGTTAATGAAATTCAGTATTTGCTACATGACTAATTTGTATTACGAATCAgacagttttttttcttctgttgtACTGTGTCACGGTGAAAACACCTTTCCCTATTTATTCCGTATCAGATCAATTCTCATGGGATTTATTCACTTTCTATTAGTGAACCATGCTCTGTATAACGCTGAGTCTTGAG is part of the Brassica rapa cultivar Chiifu-401-42 chromosome A09, CAAS_Brap_v3.01, whole genome shotgun sequence genome and harbors:
- the LOC103843092 gene encoding protein DETOXIFICATION 31, with the translated sequence MEKDNSFMDPFLTSTEELDQATQKALMNYLGVGSRASSLVSFSSTAVDIPPISNVKDFAREFRIESKKLWKLAGPAIFTSIAQFSLGAITQVFAGHISTIALAAVSIENSVIAGFSFGIMLGMGSALETLCGQAFGAGKVSLLGVYLQRSWVILTVTALILSLLYIFAAPILTFIGQTAGISAMAGIFSIYMIPQIFAYAINFPSAKFLQSQSKIMVMAAISGAALVIHTLLTWLVMSKFHWGLPGLAFVLNTSWWFIVVAQVVYIFSGTCGEAWSGFTWEAFHNLWGFIKLSLASAVMLCLEIWYFMALVLFAGYLKNAEVSVAALSICMNILGWAAMVSVGINAAVSVRVSNELGASHPRAAKFSLVVAVILSSVMGMAIAAVLLIFRDEYPVLFVEDEVVRNVVRELTPMLAFCIVINNVQPVLSGVAVGAGWQAVVAYVNIACYYLFGVPFGLLLGFKLEYGVMGIWWGMMTGTFVQSIVLTWMICKTNWDKEAAMAEERIREWGGSEEKENLLN
- the LOC103843090 gene encoding plant intracellular Ras-group-related LRR protein 3 → MDHDLEIFPLLSYALHHSDPASHAPPSLSVQHSLANRYPLLTNPHVISTLIESIPSTITQTLHVFASLGPRPDPSSVSSARAKIAQIRETDPSSLSPEDAAKEEQIYVTVVKLEEVHEGYEKQLRGLEEKLSEVYASAVESLDGGDEVNEEVLEILDGGGVERIDLSDRRLKLLPEALGNNVSLVSLNLSRNDLKLLPDTISGLEKLEELDVSSNLLESLPDSFGLLLNLRVLNVSGNKLTYLPESITQCRSLVELDASFNNLASLPANIGYGLLNLERLSIHLNKLRYFPNSICEMRSLRYLDAHMNEIHGLPIAIGRLTSLEVLNLSSNFSDLTELPDTISDLANLKELDVSNNQIRVLPDSFFRLEKLEKLNLDQNPLEFPPQEMVNQGAEGVREYMRKRWEEMAEEEQLRSVIEAEKQQGGVTGWLSWGSSIVSNLLSGGTQSGGANKPKEDSYMDQLL
- the LOC103843093 gene encoding defensin-like protein 163, whose product is MAKLVCSCLFISMLVLSAFLALPSADGADIRRCSVVLNLSKPCTFQECQPLCIQKYKGTGLCLGDNIKNSKCNCEYNC